Proteins encoded within one genomic window of bacterium:
- a CDS encoding ABC transporter permease, with the protein MKALRVALEGARALNQNRLRTLLMMAGTVVGIAALLVIMAVGKGTERKVLERVNNFGPRAMMLIAGGGKDLPPPDLTVTTLLPSDAEAIRREVPGLDIVTPMAWSFRMGVKYETEQIQCVLWGVEPDWHEAYAWYMEEG; encoded by the coding sequence GTGAAAGCCTTGCGGGTGGCCCTGGAGGGCGCGCGCGCCCTCAACCAGAACCGGTTGCGCACGCTGCTGATGATGGCCGGCACGGTGGTGGGTATCGCCGCGCTGCTGGTGATCATGGCCGTGGGCAAAGGCACCGAACGAAAGGTGCTCGAGCGGGTAAACAATTTCGGGCCCCGGGCGATGATGCTGATCGCCGGCGGCGGCAAGGACCTTCCGCCCCCCGACCTGACCGTGACAACCCTGCTGCCCTCGGATGCCGAGGCGATCCGCCGCGAGGTGCCGGGCCTGGACATTGTCACCCCCATGGCCTGGAGTTTCCGCATGGGGGTCAAGTACGAGACCGAGCAGATTCAGTGCGTGCTCTGGGGGGTGGAACCGGACTGGCACGAGGCTTACGCCTGGTACATGGAGGAGGGC
- a CDS encoding ABC transporter ATP-binding protein, whose protein sequence is MIELRDIEKTYRSGEMATPVLKGLSFTVQPGEYVAIMGPSGSGKTTLMNILGCLDKPTGGSYKLDGVEAVSLDDDKLSALRNSRIGFVFQLFHLLERTSALENVMLPLIYAEHYPPDAEPRARRALEAVGLSERMNYKPNELSGGEQQRVAIARALICDPALILADEPTGNLDSASGSEVLAIFDRLHGEGRTIVMITHDQSVAERAGRILTLRDGRITGDRIVGPAGGGNSEVNG, encoded by the coding sequence GTGATTGAGTTGCGGGACATCGAGAAAACCTATCGCAGCGGCGAGATGGCCACCCCGGTCCTCAAGGGGCTGTCTTTTACGGTCCAGCCCGGCGAGTACGTGGCGATCATGGGCCCCTCGGGCAGCGGCAAGACCACCCTGATGAACATCCTGGGCTGCCTGGACAAACCCACCGGCGGCAGCTACAAGCTGGACGGGGTGGAGGCGGTGAGCCTGGATGACGATAAGCTGTCGGCCCTGCGCAACAGCCGCATCGGGTTCGTGTTCCAGTTGTTTCACCTGCTGGAGCGCACCAGCGCCCTGGAGAACGTGATGCTGCCGCTGATCTACGCCGAGCACTATCCGCCGGACGCCGAGCCGCGGGCGCGTCGGGCGCTGGAGGCGGTCGGCCTGTCCGAGCGTATGAACTACAAGCCCAACGAGCTTTCGGGCGGCGAGCAGCAGCGTGTGGCCATCGCCCGGGCGCTGATCTGCGACCCGGCCCTGATCCTGGCCGATGAGCCCACCGGCAACCTGGACTCGGCCTCCGGGTCCGAGGTGCTGGCGATCTTCGACCGCCTGCACGGCGAGGGCCGTACGATTGTGATGATCACGCACGACCAGTCCGTGGCCGAGCGCGCCGGGCGTATCCTGACCCTGCGCGACGGCCGGATCACGGGTGACCGGATAGTCGGCCCGGCGGGTGGCGGAAACAGCGAGGTGAACGGGTGA
- a CDS encoding efflux RND transporter periplasmic adaptor subunit, with product MTAAGRWCGVFLLLAAATFACGDGGKADAGKTATVVKRDFAATVLATGSVTAKVGAEVRVGARVSGKVQRLRSNIGDKVKKGDVIAELDKADLEANVVQRVAELEISRSRLASLEKLYPMQLEKARAYMDQCAATVSLNEKDFQRKSDLLKDELASQQDVDDAREQLEVAKAELKYARESLRLTETQYPEDLSQAAKDVERAQGALDNARATLSYTTITAPIDGVVGSVSTQEGETVAAGFNAPTFVTIIDLTRLEVDAYVDEVDIGKVKTGQKGSFSVDAFPGREFEGVVSAIYPKAVIQENVVYYIVVLDIAGDYEGLLRPQMTASVTLTLEDRPGVLAVPSRAVQRDRGRNVAWVLGDGGKPERREIAVGWRDGQWLEVVNGLSEGEKVLIEAPASAAPAGGGNRD from the coding sequence GCGGCGGGACGGTGGTGCGGGGTCTTTCTCCTGCTGGCGGCGGCGACTTTCGCCTGCGGCGACGGGGGGAAAGCCGATGCGGGCAAGACTGCGACCGTGGTTAAGCGTGATTTTGCCGCGACCGTGCTGGCCACCGGCTCGGTCACCGCCAAGGTGGGGGCCGAGGTGCGGGTGGGGGCGCGGGTCTCCGGAAAGGTCCAGCGGCTGCGCAGCAATATCGGCGACAAGGTGAAAAAGGGCGATGTGATCGCCGAGCTGGACAAGGCCGACCTCGAGGCCAACGTGGTCCAGCGGGTGGCCGAGCTGGAGATTTCCCGCTCCCGGCTCGCCTCGCTCGAAAAGCTCTATCCCATGCAGCTCGAAAAGGCCCGCGCTTACATGGATCAGTGCGCGGCTACGGTTTCTCTGAACGAGAAGGACTTCCAGCGCAAGAGCGACCTGCTCAAGGACGAGCTGGCCTCGCAGCAGGACGTGGACGACGCGCGCGAGCAGCTCGAGGTGGCCAAGGCCGAGCTGAAGTATGCCCGCGAGAGCCTGCGCCTGACCGAGACCCAGTACCCCGAGGACCTGTCCCAGGCGGCCAAGGATGTCGAACGGGCCCAGGGCGCCCTGGACAACGCCCGCGCCACTCTTTCCTACACCACAATCACCGCTCCCATCGACGGCGTAGTCGGTTCGGTCTCCACCCAGGAGGGCGAAACAGTGGCCGCCGGTTTCAACGCCCCCACTTTCGTCACCATCATCGACCTGACCCGACTGGAAGTGGACGCCTACGTGGATGAGGTCGATATCGGCAAGGTCAAGACCGGCCAGAAAGGTTCGTTCAGCGTGGACGCGTTCCCGGGGCGGGAGTTCGAGGGCGTGGTGAGCGCGATCTACCCCAAGGCCGTGATCCAGGAGAATGTGGTCTACTACATCGTGGTGCTGGACATAGCCGGAGATTACGAGGGCCTGTTGCGGCCCCAGATGACCGCCAGCGTGACCCTGACCCTCGAGGACAGGCCCGGCGTGCTGGCCGTGCCCTCCCGCGCCGTGCAGCGCGACCGCGGCCGCAACGTGGCCTGGGTGCTGGGCGACGGCGGCAAGCCCGAGCGGCGCGAGATCGCAGTGGGCTGGCGCGACGGGCAGTGGCTGGAGGTGGTGAACGGTCTGAGCGAGGGCGAAAAAGTGCTGATCGAGGCCCCGGCCTCGGCGGCCCCGGCGGGTGGAGGCAACCGTGATTGA